A single genomic interval of Cucumis sativus cultivar 9930 chromosome 7, Cucumber_9930_V3, whole genome shotgun sequence harbors:
- the LOC101222060 gene encoding D-glycerate 3-kinase, chloroplastic isoform X1 encodes MATQLLSPTITFPSLFCSNSNGVGFYKFHSSPYSHHVSVSSSSSFPMAKTNQSTSRLCYLQTHLPKSGNGCSWIQDNSLFHNVSASECYRGSICYSLPTKPAQVSTVEDLFEFICSGPLIEKLGLSPESVADAIDKWLAYGSYLCRLFKANEMELTIPQKARFYHYYIPVFFWCEDQISQHQSSFKEGEEIPPLVIGFSAPQGCGKTTLVYALNYLFEVTGRKSAMLSIDDFYLTAEGQAQLRERNPGNALLEFRGNAGSHDLELSVETLTAVSKLTKEDKGLKMKLPRYDKSAYSGRGDRADPSTWPEVEGPLTVVLFEGWMLGFKPLPTEAVTAVDPQLEIVNNNMKVYYDAWDKYIKAWIVIKINDPSCVYYWRLQAEIAMREAGKPGMTDEEVRDFVSRYLPAYKAYLPVLYSEGPSGSDPKRLLVVEIDEERNPILGY; translated from the exons ATGGCAACTCAGCTGCTATCTCCGACTATaacttttccttctcttttctgtAGCAACAGTAATGGAGTCGGTTTTTATAAATTCCATTCTTCCCCTTATTCTCATCACGtctctgtttcttcttcttcctcatttccGATGGCTAAAACCAATCAATCCACTTCTAGACTATGTTATTTGCAAACCCATTTACCCAAATCAG GCAATGGATGCTCGTGGATTCAAGATAACTCCTTGTTCCACAATGTTTCTGCCTCCGAGTGTTATCGAGGCTCTATATGTTATTCATTACCCACAAAGCCAGCACAAGTTTCCACTGTGGAGGATCTTTTTGAATTCATTTGCTCAGGTCCCTTGATAGAAAAGCTGGGTTTGAGCCCCGAAAGTGTGGCTGATGCCATAGATAAATGGCTAGCTTATGGCTCTTACCTTTGTCGATTGTTCAAAGCTAATGAAATGGAGCTCACAATTCCTCAGAAAGCAAGGTTTTATCACTACTATATACCCGTCTTTTTTTGGTGTGAAGATCAGATTTCTCAACACCAATCCTCAtttaaagaaggagaagaaatacCTCCCTTAGTG ATAGGATTTAGTGCTCCGCAAGGTTGTGGGAAGACGACACTCGTGTATGCTCTGAATTATCTTTTTGAAGTAACAGGCAG GAAGTCTGCTATGTTATCCATTGATGACTTCTATCTGACAGCTGAGGGGCAG GCACAACTGAGGGAAAGAAACCCCGGAAATGCACTTCTAGAG tTTCGTGGAAATGCTGGAAGTCATGATCTCGAACTGTCAGTTGAAACGCTCACAGCTGTATCCAAGTTGACCAAGGAAG ATAAAGGTTTAAAGATGAAGCTTCCCAGATATGATAAA TCCGCATACAGTGGAAGAGGTGACAGAGCTGATCCTTCCACTTGGCCAGAGGTTGAAGGACCACTTACA GTCGTCCTATTCGAGGGCTGGATGCTTGGCTTCAAACCACTCCCCACAGAAGCTGTCACAGCAGTCGATCCACAG cTCGAGATAGTGAACAACAATATGAAAGTGTATTACGACGCTTGGGATAAGTACATAAAGGCTTGGATCGTGATCAAGATAAACGACCCCAGTTGCGTTTATTATTGGCGTCTACAG GCAGAGATTGCAATGAGAGAGGCCGGAAAACCCGGAATGACCGACGAAGAG gTTAGAGATTTTGTTTCACGTTATCTGCCAGCCTATAAGGCTTATCTTCCCGTGTTATACTCAGAAGGGCCAAGTGGGTCAGATCCAAAGCGTCTTCTTGTGGTTGAAATTGATGAAGAAAGGAATCCAATTCTTGGTTATTAG
- the LOC101222537 gene encoding auxin-induced protein IAA6 — MAKESLGFEITELRLGLGLPGNSNKNEKKRAFDDIVNGDHEPTRDNDDNRVGRKNSNTTSKGQVVGWPPVCSYRKRNSFGEKESSSLLHENENSKMYVKISMDGAPFLRKLDLGSHKGYSDLALALEKLFACFGTGKTLKHGESCDYVPIYEDKDGDWMLVGDVPWEMFIESCKRLRIMKRSEAKGFGLQFKDL, encoded by the exons ATGGCTAAGGAATCCCTTGGATTTGAGATCACCGAGCTTCGTCTCGGTCTCGGTCTCCCTGGAAACAGCAACAAAAACGAGAAGAAACGAGCCTTCGATGATATTGTCAATGGAGATCACGAGCCAACAAGAGACAACGATGATAATCGTGTTGGAAGAAAGAACAGTAACACGACGAGTAAGGGACAAGTCGTGGGGTGGCCACCCGTTTGTtcatatagaaaaagaaacagttTTGGAGAAAAAGAGTCGTCCTCGTTGTTGCATGAGAATGAGAATTCTAAAATGTACGTGAAGATTAGTATGGATGGAGCTCCATTTTTGCGTAAACTTGACTTGGGTTCTCATAAGGGCTACTCGGATCTTGCTCTTGCTCTTGAAAAGCTCTTTGCTTGCTTTGGAACtg GGAAGACATTAAAGCATGGAGAAAGTTGTGATTACGTTCCCATTTATGAAGACAAAGATGGGGACTGGATGCTTGTTGGAGACGTCCCTTGGga GATGTTTATTGAGTCTTGCAAGAGATTGAGGATAATGAAGAGATCTGAAGCCAAAGGATTCGGCCTTCAATTTAAGGATCTATAA
- the LOC101222060 gene encoding D-glycerate 3-kinase, chloroplastic isoform X2 codes for MATQLLSPTITFPSLFCSNSNGVGFYKFHSSPYSHHVSVSSSSSFPMAKTNQSTSRLCYLQTHLPKSGNGCSWIQDNSLFHNVSASECYRGSICYSLPTKPAQVSTVEDLFEFICSGPLIEKLGLSPESVADAIDKWLAYGSYLCRLFKANEMELTIPQKARFYHYYIPVFFWCEDQISQHQSSFKEGEEIPPLVIGFSAPQGCGKTTLVYALNYLFEVTGRKSAMLSIDDFYLTAEGQAQLRERNPGNALLEFRGNAGSHDLELSVETLTAVSKLTKEGLKMKLPRYDKSAYSGRGDRADPSTWPEVEGPLTVVLFEGWMLGFKPLPTEAVTAVDPQLEIVNNNMKVYYDAWDKYIKAWIVIKINDPSCVYYWRLQAEIAMREAGKPGMTDEEVRDFVSRYLPAYKAYLPVLYSEGPSGSDPKRLLVVEIDEERNPILGY; via the exons ATGGCAACTCAGCTGCTATCTCCGACTATaacttttccttctcttttctgtAGCAACAGTAATGGAGTCGGTTTTTATAAATTCCATTCTTCCCCTTATTCTCATCACGtctctgtttcttcttcttcctcatttccGATGGCTAAAACCAATCAATCCACTTCTAGACTATGTTATTTGCAAACCCATTTACCCAAATCAG GCAATGGATGCTCGTGGATTCAAGATAACTCCTTGTTCCACAATGTTTCTGCCTCCGAGTGTTATCGAGGCTCTATATGTTATTCATTACCCACAAAGCCAGCACAAGTTTCCACTGTGGAGGATCTTTTTGAATTCATTTGCTCAGGTCCCTTGATAGAAAAGCTGGGTTTGAGCCCCGAAAGTGTGGCTGATGCCATAGATAAATGGCTAGCTTATGGCTCTTACCTTTGTCGATTGTTCAAAGCTAATGAAATGGAGCTCACAATTCCTCAGAAAGCAAGGTTTTATCACTACTATATACCCGTCTTTTTTTGGTGTGAAGATCAGATTTCTCAACACCAATCCTCAtttaaagaaggagaagaaatacCTCCCTTAGTG ATAGGATTTAGTGCTCCGCAAGGTTGTGGGAAGACGACACTCGTGTATGCTCTGAATTATCTTTTTGAAGTAACAGGCAG GAAGTCTGCTATGTTATCCATTGATGACTTCTATCTGACAGCTGAGGGGCAG GCACAACTGAGGGAAAGAAACCCCGGAAATGCACTTCTAGAG tTTCGTGGAAATGCTGGAAGTCATGATCTCGAACTGTCAGTTGAAACGCTCACAGCTGTATCCAAGTTGACCAAGGAAG GTTTAAAGATGAAGCTTCCCAGATATGATAAA TCCGCATACAGTGGAAGAGGTGACAGAGCTGATCCTTCCACTTGGCCAGAGGTTGAAGGACCACTTACA GTCGTCCTATTCGAGGGCTGGATGCTTGGCTTCAAACCACTCCCCACAGAAGCTGTCACAGCAGTCGATCCACAG cTCGAGATAGTGAACAACAATATGAAAGTGTATTACGACGCTTGGGATAAGTACATAAAGGCTTGGATCGTGATCAAGATAAACGACCCCAGTTGCGTTTATTATTGGCGTCTACAG GCAGAGATTGCAATGAGAGAGGCCGGAAAACCCGGAATGACCGACGAAGAG gTTAGAGATTTTGTTTCACGTTATCTGCCAGCCTATAAGGCTTATCTTCCCGTGTTATACTCAGAAGGGCCAAGTGGGTCAGATCCAAAGCGTCTTCTTGTGGTTGAAATTGATGAAGAAAGGAATCCAATTCTTGGTTATTAG